A stretch of Fundicoccus culcitae DNA encodes these proteins:
- a CDS encoding amino acid ABC transporter ATP-binding protein produces the protein MSIIEVKGLKKRFGSNEVLKGIDLTVEEGEVVCIIGPSGSGKSTLLRCLNRLEEIQAGTITIKDRNISGDKININKMRENIGMVFQHFNLFPHLTVKENITLAPVELGKLSQTEADETAMRLLADVGLEDKSQAYPNSLSGGQKQRVAIARALAMNPDVMLFDEPTSALDPEMVGDVLSVMQDLAKNGMTMVVVTHEMGFAREVGDRVVFMDGGYVVEEGQPDAMFNHPQEARTQDFLSKVL, from the coding sequence ATGAGTATTATTGAAGTGAAAGGATTAAAGAAACGCTTTGGTTCTAATGAAGTATTGAAGGGGATTGATTTAACCGTCGAAGAAGGCGAAGTCGTTTGCATTATTGGTCCCTCTGGGTCAGGCAAATCGACCTTACTCCGCTGTTTAAACCGTTTAGAAGAAATTCAAGCCGGAACCATCACCATCAAAGACCGTAATATTTCCGGCGATAAAATAAATATCAACAAAATGCGAGAAAACATTGGGATGGTTTTTCAACATTTCAACCTCTTTCCCCATCTGACCGTTAAAGAAAATATCACCTTAGCCCCTGTTGAACTAGGCAAATTGTCCCAAACAGAAGCGGATGAAACGGCCATGCGTTTATTAGCTGACGTTGGTCTGGAGGATAAAAGCCAAGCCTATCCAAACTCACTATCTGGGGGGCAAAAACAACGGGTCGCCATCGCACGGGCTTTAGCCATGAATCCCGATGTCATGCTGTTCGACGAACCAACGTCCGCACTCGACCCTGAAATGGTCGGTGATGTCTTAAGTGTTATGCAAGATCTAGCCAAAAACGGTATGACTATGGTGGTCGTTACGCATGAAATGGGCTTTGCCCGTGAAGTCGGCGACCGCGTAGTTTTCATGGATGGCGGTTATGTAGTTGAAGAAGGCCAGCCAGATGCTATGTTCAACCACCCGCAAGAAGCAAGAACACAAGACTTTTTATCTAAAGTCCTCTAA
- a CDS encoding DegV family protein: MKVAYVIDSSAGLSHELANHPDVYTVTLKINLPDGQTFDDTTDNDTMKLFYNSLADRKILPSTSQPEPSDYVEIVEDIKKKDYDTIIGIFISSGISGTMQTAHQALTNLASDLDVRIIDSKGTSYLMEDMLIQAMKMVEAGLDIDTIGEKLKWVVDKSVIYVAIEDYETLKKGGRVNSFESFFGSNLNIYPILYFNDEGKITTFEKIRGQKRLLRRFKQIVEEALAEYPGKIKIAFAHGDAWDELKPFSDELQAEHPEITIRHGYLTPVLGSHGGKGAKGMGILVQATF, translated from the coding sequence ATGAAAGTAGCTTATGTAATTGATAGTTCCGCCGGTTTAAGTCATGAACTTGCTAATCATCCTGATGTCTATACTGTTACGCTCAAAATAAATCTTCCGGATGGTCAAACATTTGATGACACAACGGATAATGATACGATGAAGTTATTTTATAATAGTTTGGCTGATAGAAAAATTTTGCCTAGCACGTCGCAACCAGAACCGTCTGACTATGTGGAGATTGTGGAAGACATTAAGAAGAAAGATTACGACACCATCATCGGGATATTTATTTCATCAGGGATTAGTGGAACCATGCAAACGGCTCACCAAGCCCTGACGAATTTAGCGAGTGATTTGGATGTTCGTATCATTGATTCGAAAGGCACGTCCTATTTGATGGAAGATATGTTAATTCAGGCCATGAAGATGGTGGAAGCTGGTTTAGATATTGACACAATTGGGGAAAAACTAAAATGGGTTGTGGATAAGTCGGTGATTTATGTAGCGATTGAAGACTATGAAACGCTCAAAAAAGGGGGCCGTGTCAACTCCTTCGAGTCCTTTTTCGGTAGTAATTTAAATATTTACCCTATTTTATATTTTAATGATGAAGGCAAAATTACGACGTTTGAAAAAATTCGTGGTCAAAAACGTTTGTTACGCCGCTTTAAACAAATCGTGGAAGAAGCCTTAGCGGAATACCCTGGCAAAATTAAGATTGCCTTTGCGCATGGGGATGCTTGGGATGAGTTGAAGCCTTTTAGTGATGAGCTTCAGGCGGAGCATCCTGAAATCACGATTCGCCATGGCTACCTTACACCTGTGCTTGGTTCACACGGCGGTAAAGGTGCTAAAGGCATGGGTATTTTAGTGCAAGCCACCTTCTAA
- a CDS encoding ATP-grasp domain-containing protein has protein sequence MEKKMNYIMISPHFPANFEMFSVRLDEAGIRVLGIADEPYDQLSPGLKSALTEYYRVDDMNDYDQMYRAVAFFAHKYGKIDRIESHNEHWLVNDARLRTDFNVFGFKNKDINKIKYKSVMKEVLNEVGVATARGRVVKDFDDAKSLADELGYPIILKPDSGVGAGDTYKIYGETRLKEIFDESPKNLVYIMEEFIDADIVTYDGLTDQDGNIVFSSTLEHNKAILDILIDHSDMFYWIPQEIGEELEAVGRKCVKAFNIKERFFHFEFFRSKEDQSIMALEINCRPPGGVTIDMFNYANDIDIFKEYASVVKTNKFKAEITRPYTVAYIARQDHLRYLHDDNEIKEYLGDKVVWSNSVPGIFSELMGSLGYIVRATDEAGLFEAIEFVIAKEEDE, from the coding sequence ATGGAAAAGAAGATGAATTATATTATGATTTCGCCGCATTTTCCGGCAAACTTTGAGATGTTTTCGGTGCGCTTAGATGAAGCGGGGATTCGGGTCTTAGGGATTGCAGATGAGCCTTATGATCAATTAAGTCCGGGGTTAAAAAGTGCTTTAACGGAATATTATCGTGTGGATGATATGAATGATTATGATCAGATGTATCGGGCGGTTGCATTTTTTGCGCATAAATATGGGAAGATTGACCGGATTGAATCACACAATGAACATTGGTTAGTTAATGATGCGCGTTTGCGAACGGATTTTAATGTCTTTGGGTTTAAGAACAAGGATATTAATAAGATTAAATATAAGAGTGTGATGAAGGAAGTTCTCAATGAAGTTGGGGTGGCGACCGCTAGAGGCCGTGTCGTTAAAGACTTTGATGATGCTAAAAGTCTAGCTGATGAGCTTGGATATCCAATTATCTTAAAACCGGATTCGGGAGTTGGCGCGGGGGATACCTATAAAATTTATGGTGAGACACGCTTAAAGGAAATATTTGATGAGTCACCGAAAAATTTAGTTTACATCATGGAAGAATTTATTGATGCGGACATTGTGACTTATGATGGTTTGACGGATCAGGATGGCAATATTGTCTTTAGTTCAACCTTAGAACACAATAAGGCGATTTTAGATATTTTGATTGATCACAGTGATATGTTTTATTGGATTCCGCAAGAAATTGGGGAAGAGTTGGAAGCCGTTGGAAGAAAATGTGTCAAAGCTTTTAATATTAAAGAACGCTTTTTCCATTTTGAATTTTTCCGTTCTAAGGAAGACCAGAGTATTATGGCTTTGGAAATTAATTGTCGGCCGCCAGGTGGAGTAACGATTGATATGTTCAATTATGCGAATGATATCGATATTTTCAAAGAGTATGCTTCTGTTGTTAAGACTAATAAATTTAAGGCAGAAATCACGCGGCCGTATACGGTAGCTTATATCGCCCGACAGGATCATCTGAGGTATTTACATGATGACAATGAAATCAAAGAATACTTAGGCGATAAAGTGGTTTGGAGTAATAGTGTTCCAGGGATATTTTCTGAATTGATGGGTAGTTTGGGATATATTGTGCGGGCAACGGACGAGGCGGGGCTGTTTGAAGCGATTGAATTTGTTATTGCTAAAGAGGAGGATGAATAA
- a CDS encoding esterase family protein, with product MHFESRHHYSGSLGREMYFNKYGHAGVPFIIFPSAGGSHNEFADFGMIDACRRFIDAGLVQFYTPESIDSDSWLADYRSPWEQADWHNRYDSYIIHEFLPLIRHESQWGGKVSAAGCSLGAFHSVNFGLRHPDVFGIVIAMSGVYDARFFTGEYGDAMNVYENSPIDYLWQMHDPWFLDQYRQNTYVISVGQGNWEEPHIADTRRLQDAFAAKSIPGWFDYWGFDVPHDWEAWRQQMPYFLEQLNAQGKLHG from the coding sequence ATGCATTTTGAATCAAGACATCATTACAGCGGATCATTAGGGCGGGAGATGTATTTTAATAAATATGGTCATGCCGGTGTTCCCTTTATTATTTTTCCTTCTGCCGGTGGCAGTCATAATGAGTTTGCGGATTTTGGCATGATTGATGCGTGTCGGCGTTTTATTGATGCGGGCTTGGTGCAGTTTTACACCCCTGAAAGTATTGACTCTGATAGTTGGTTAGCCGATTATCGTTCGCCTTGGGAGCAAGCGGATTGGCATAATCGTTATGACAGTTACATTATTCACGAGTTTTTGCCCCTTATTCGCCACGAATCACAGTGGGGTGGGAAAGTTAGCGCAGCTGGTTGTAGTTTAGGCGCTTTTCATTCGGTAAACTTTGGTTTGCGTCATCCGGATGTGTTTGGCATTGTGATAGCTATGAGTGGTGTTTATGATGCCCGCTTTTTCACCGGGGAATACGGTGATGCGATGAATGTGTATGAAAATTCTCCGATTGATTATTTGTGGCAAATGCATGATCCGTGGTTTTTGGATCAATACCGCCAAAATACTTATGTGATTAGCGTCGGCCAGGGAAATTGGGAGGAACCGCACATTGCGGATACGCGTCGCCTGCAAGATGCCTTCGCTGCCAAGTCGATACCGGGCTGGTTTGATTATTGGGGCTTTGATGTTCCGCACGATTGGGAAGCTTGGCGTCAGCAAATGCCGTATTTCCTTGAACAATTAAATGCCCAAGGCAAACTTCACGGCTAA
- a CDS encoding sugar O-acetyltransferase, with protein MTNHSNKEIRSELDRMLSGDLYHASDKELTARALKGRLLMEKYNQTSMVDREERAEILEEMLGSVGEGCWIETPIYFDYGSNTKIGKNFYANHGCTLLDVAPITIGDNVMFAPNVSLYTAGHPIDSAVRQSGLEFGKAITIGNGCWIGGGAIINPGITVGDNAIVASGAVVTKDVPENVIVAGNPARVLREINADDKAYWEALQAEYHASKELEQAE; from the coding sequence ATGACAAATCATTCGAATAAAGAAATCCGTAGTGAGTTGGACCGCATGCTGAGTGGGGATTTGTACCATGCGTCGGATAAGGAGTTGACGGCGCGGGCGTTAAAGGGGCGGTTATTGATGGAAAAATATAACCAAACGTCGATGGTTGACCGCGAGGAACGGGCTGAGATTTTAGAGGAAATGTTAGGTTCGGTCGGGGAAGGCTGCTGGATTGAAACGCCGATCTATTTTGATTATGGGTCTAATACTAAAATTGGGAAAAATTTTTATGCTAATCATGGGTGTACATTGTTGGATGTCGCGCCGATTACCATTGGCGATAATGTGATGTTTGCACCGAATGTTTCGCTGTATACGGCGGGGCATCCGATTGATAGTGCGGTGCGACAAAGTGGGTTGGAATTTGGTAAGGCTATTACTATCGGGAATGGGTGTTGGATTGGCGGTGGTGCTATTATTAATCCCGGCATCACGGTGGGTGATAATGCCATTGTTGCTAGTGGGGCAGTGGTTACGAAAGATGTGCCTGAGAACGTGATTGTGGCGGGAAATCCTGCCCGTGTGTTAAGAGAAATTAATGCGGACGATAAAGCTTATTGGGAGGCGTTGCAAGCCGAATACCATGCCAGCAAAGAATTGGAACAAGCTGAGTGA